The Nocardia sp. NBC_01329 sequence CGCTGGAGATGTAGAGCGATTTACCTTTCAGCCGATCTGCGATCAGCAAGGGGTCGTGTTCTTCCCACTCAGGGCTGCCGGGTGGACCCCACATCGCGGCGGAGTCGAACCCACCGGCGTCGACCATTGCCAGCCGAATGGCTTGCGGCATCCCGAGGCTGGTGGTGGTGAGAAAGCCCGAATAGGAGGCGGCGTATTTCACGAACTCGGGATTGCGCGCGGCCAGGAACATTGCGGCCGTTCCGCCCATGGAGAGTCCGGCGATTCCCCTGGTGGAGGTGGCGCGCCACTGGCTCTCCAGTAGCGGCGGGAGTTCCTTGGTGAGAAAGGTCTCCCATTTGTAGTTCTTGCCGTTGTCGGGTTGCAACCAGTCGGAGTAGAAACTCGATCGGCCGCCGACCGGCAGTACGACGGTCGTGTTCTTATCGGCATAGAAATCCACCGCGCCGGCATCGGAGATCCAGCCGTTCTGGTCGTCGGTGGCGCGCAATCCGTCGAGCATGTACAGCACCGGGAACTTCGCGTCCGGCTGGGTATTCCAGTCGCGGGCGAGCAACAGCCGGACCTGGATCGGAGCGCCCATGGCGGGCGAGTTCACCCAGACGGCCACATCGCGGTCGGTATGCCAGACCACATTGCGGATTGTCGCGGGCGCCGCGGCGGCGGTCGGCTGGGCGAGAGCCGGGGCCGTGACGGCGGCGAAGGGAAGCACCAGCGCGGCCGCCCAGGCCGTCAGCTGCCGCCGGGCACGTCCACGGGACCGGCCTGTCGTCCGCCGGGTAACGCGTGTCATCCCTGCCACCCACTGTTTGTACCGCCGTGGCATGCGGATATGCGGTAAGACGCGCGGACAGCAAATCAGTTCACCTCTGCCGTGACGGCATACGACAACGGCACCACCTGCTTCGATAGGAAGCAGGTGGTGCCGTTTGGCAGAGCTATCGGTTCAGCGGCAACCGAATGGCATATCTTCGATCACCAGCCGTTGGTGGAATCCAGGAACATCTGACGCGAGGCGAAGAGCTGGCTTTCCCAGTACTTCCAGGAGTGGGTACCCACGCTGGGGAAGTCGAAGTGGGCGTTGATGCCCAGGGTCTTCAGCCGCGCCTGGAAGGCCCGGGTGTTCACCAGCGAGAGGGCTTCCAGCGCCATGGCGTTACCGGTGTTGAACGCACCGACCGCACCGGCCGGCTTGTCGTACGGGCCGGGCAGGCCGCTGGCCGCCGAGATGTACATGGGCAGGCCGCGCAGCTGCGGGGCGAAGACGAACGGGTCCATCCGCAGCCACGCCGGGCTCCAGGGGGCAGCCATCGAGTCGACGTTGAACTTGCCCGCGTCCAGCATGGCGATACGGATGGCTTCGCGCATACCCGGTGCCGAGATGTTCAGGTAGCCGGAGTAGGCGGCTGCCGAACGGAACTGGTCGCGGTGGTAGGCGGCCAGGGCCAGCGCGGCGCTGCCACCCATGGACAGGCCCGCGATCGCGTTGTTGGTGCGTGAGACGCCGTGGCCCTCGAGGAAGGCCGGGAGCTCCTGGGTCAGGAAGGTCTCCCATTTGTAGGTGAACTTCTGACCGTTGGTGTTGCTGGGCGAGTACCAGTCGGCGTAGAAGCTCGACTGTCCACCGACCGGCATGATCAGGGAGATGTTGTCGTTGCCGAACTGCTGCAGCGCGTTGGTCTCGAACGACCAGGCGTTGCGATCGTCGCGCGCACGCAGGCCGTCGAGCAGGTAGAGCCCGGCGTTGCCGCCGCGGGCCGCCCACTGCACCTGAACCTTGATCGGGCCCATGCTCGAGGGAACCAGCAGTTCTTCGAAAGCGCCGCGCTTCACCGGTGCCGCGGGCGAGGCCAGCGCGGCAGTCGGAGCCGCGATACCTGCCGCGACCGGTAGCGCGAGCACTGCCGCACCGATAGCCAGAATCCGGCTACGCCAACCGCGGGGTGCCCGCGAGGGCCCGGTACTTCTCTTCGGGCCGGCTGCCCTGCCGAAACGCATGAATTCTGCTCTCTTTCTGCTGTTGTGGCGTTGTTCGCTACCGCTGTGCGGACAACACCCCCGTTTCTCCTCGGTGGCGCCGGCGGCCGGGTCCCGACCAACCATGGGGCCGACAGCGCTACAACGATCTGGTCACAGATGTGCTCGGTGGACCTTATTCGACCTCATCGAGCCTAGGCAAGGCCGTGCTGATCGGATGGCCGAAATCCGCCGCGAGAACCGCTGTGATCGCCCCGTGACGATACCTTGCCGGAGCGGTGATGTCTCGGCGGGCCGGGATATTCGACTGTTATCGAAATCGCGCTCCGACCTGGGTTGCGTAACGGAATAACAACCGGGGCCGAATTTCTATCGACAGCAGTGTGCCCGCTCCGAAGGCTTACCTTCGGAGCGGGCACACTGCTGTCGGGTTCGGGGCCCCGGAAAACGGGACCCCGAACTGCCGTTATCCGATATTCGCCGACAAATCCGGGAGCATCCGATACACCTCGGCCTCCCAGTACGTCCATGAGTGAATACCTGTTGCCGGGAACGAGTAGGTGACATTGTTCGCGCCGAGCGTCATCATCCGAACCTGGAACGAACGGGTGTTCGCCAGCGCCAGCGCTTCCAGGCCCATTCCGTTGATCGTGTTGCCGTTGAACCCGTCGGCGGGGCCGGGCAGGGCGCTTCCGGCGGATATCCACAGCCTGGTGTTGTGGTCACGCAGCAGCGGCGCGAATACGAACGGGTCCATCCGCAGCCACTGCGGGCCCCACGGCGGGGCCATGGAATCCACGTTGTAGCCGCCGGCATCGATCATGGCGACCCGGATGGCCTCGCGCATACCGGGTGCGGAGATGTTGAGGTAGCCGGAGTAGGACCCGGCGAAGCTGAACTGGTCGGGGTGGTAGGCGGCCAGGGTGAGCGCCCCGCTGCCGCCCATCGACAGGCCGAAGACACCGTTGCGGTTCGGGTTGAATCCGAGCCGGCTGTTCAGGGCCCAGCGCAGATGCTGATTGATGAAGGTCTCCCAGGCGTACCGGTAGCTCTTGCCGGGGCCCTCGGAAATTGTGTTGAGGGCGCCGGATCCGGAAGAGGAACCCGTCGGGGGGAGGCCGAAGAAGGAGCTGGGGGCGTTCCAGTCGGCGTAGAAGCTGGACATACCGCCGATCGGCATGACGACGTTGATATTCCAGTCGGTCAGCGCATTGGCGATATTGGTGTCGTTCTCCCATCCGCTGTGGGTTTCGGGGGCGCGCATACCGTCGAGGGCATAGACCACCCGGTTGGTGTTGCCGTCCTTGGCGCGGAAGACCCGCGACCTGATCGGGCCCATTTCCGGTGAATCGACCCAGAAGTCGAATCCCGCCGGATTGGGGGCCGCTTCGACCCGGGGGGCCACATCCGATATCGCCACCGCCAGGGGGGCCAGCAGGGCTACGGCCACCCCCATCGCCCACCGCTGTGCCCAGCGGCGGGTTCGCACCGATCCGGGCCTGCGCGCACTTCGCATTCGACTAGACCTTTCGCCTGGACAGCCGGAGAGCAAATTACGAGCTACGTTACCGGCCCCATCTCGGATACATAGACCACGGCGCCCGGAGAAACCGGAAGCCGTTATCTGGATACATGTTCCTGGTGGATCAATCGGCCAACTGTACGTCCCTGTTGCCGGATAGTGTGGCAGGTCACAGTTATGTAGACACGCTATATGCACAAAAGTTGCCGAAGCGGGTCGGTAGCCCGCTCCGGCAACGATTCCGCAACGAGGCCGACCGGTTTGTTTTGCCCGATCGGGTCGGCGGCTCCGAGACGATCAGCCGATGTTCGCCGACATATCGGGGATCATCCGATACACCTCGGTCGCCCAATAGCGCCAGTTGTGCACACCGACCGCCGGGAAGTCGTACGTGGCATTGCTCGCCCCCAGCGACGCCATCCGCACCTGGAACGCCCGGGTGTTGGCCAGCGCCAGCGCTTCCAGACCCATGGCGTTGACGGTGTTGAAATCCAGGCCGTCGGTAGCGGCCGGGATACCGCTGCCCGCCGAGACCCACAGCCGGGTGTTGTGGTTGCGCAGCATCGGCGCGAACACGAACGGATCCATCCGCAACCACTGCGGGCTCCACGGCGGCGCCATGGCGTCGATATTGAAGCCGCCGGCGTCGAGCATCGCCACCCGCAGCGCCTCCCGCATGCCGGGGGCGGACACGTTCAGATATCCGGAATAGGAGCCGGCGTAACGGAACTGGTCGGGGTGGTAGGCCGCCAGAGCCAGCGCGGCACTGCCGCCCATCGACAATCCGAACACGCCGTTGCCGTTCGGGTTGAAACCGAGCCGGTCGCGCAGCGCCCAGCGCAGTTCACGGGTGAGGAAGGTTTCCCATTTATAGGTGGTGGTCCGGCCGACCCCGGCCGCCGAACCCGACGCCAGACCCGACCCCGAATCGGCGGCCGATCCGGTGGCGCCACTCGCGCTACCGGAACTGCCCAGTCCGAAGAAATCGCTCGGCGCGTTCCAGTCCGCGTAGAAACTGGACCGGCCGCCGACCGGCATGACCACGTTGATATTCCATTTGGTCAGTTCCCGGGCGACATCGGTATCGATCTCCCAACCGCTCAGATCGTCGCGGGCGCGCATCCCGTCCAGCGCGTACACGACCCGGCCGGTGTTGCCGTCGGCGGCACGGAACACCCGGGACTTGATCGGCCCCATCTCCGAATCGACCCAGAAATCCATAGCGTTGGGATCGAACTGCGCCGAGGCCGGCGCCGCGGGCCCGGCCACGGAAGCACCGACCGGAAGCAGAGCTGCCAGGGACAGCAGCACCGTGCGCTTCAGCCGATCGCCCAGCCGCCGTGCCGGACGTTCGGTCCGGACATCCCGGCCGATAACCCCTCGCATTGTTCCCGCCCTCCGTCGTGCGACCTACGGTCGCGCAGTACGACTACCGGTCTCCCGGCCCGGTCGAGTCGGGGCCGGACGCCAGCACCATAACCCGACCGCAGACCACACGCCCACCAGGAATGCGAAAGACGTGGTACACAACCCAACTACCGTCGGAGAAAGCGCAGTTCAGCGCACCGGCGGGATCGGATCGACAAGACCACAGCGTTGAATCTCATACTCGGGGACCCGGTCGATACGGTACGAGGCGAAATCGAAAGCGTGCAGCAGATTGTGCTTGAACCGCTCCAGCGTCAGCGGTCCCTTGTAGGAGAGCATCAGCGCATGGGTGTCCGGGCACGACATCGCGACCCTGGCCTGTTCGACCCACTCCTCGTCCATGTACCAGGGCAGCCAGGGCTTGATGTCCACCATGCCGGTCTCCACGACCACCCAGTCCGGGTAGAGGCTCTTGTCGTGCCCGATCCGACCGTCGGTGAGCCGCTCGGTATGTGCGGCCAGCGGGAACGCCAGACCCATGGGATCGATGACTCGAACATCGAGCGGCACGTTCATGCTGGTCATACCCAAGTTGAGGAAGTAGACGGTGTGCCCGACCCCCTCCGGCGGGATGGGCAGCGGCGGCGGGGCGATGTACCACATCATGAACGACGGCGAATTGAGCAGCAGCCCGCCGTCGGGCGTGTTGTCGATCGCCTCCACCATGGGACGCATCCGGGCGTAGTCGAGATAGTCCTCGGCGCGGATGGGGTGGTCGTGACCGGTGTTGAGGACGTAGTAGATCCGTTCGTCCACGATGCCGGACTTATTGATCTCGGTCCCGGTTTTGATGGCCGTGGTACCCGAAGCCAGCAGGGCCCAGGCCATCGTCCCGATCAGCGCGGCGACCAGGATCGCGAAAGCGGGAGCGTCACGGCGGGTCAGCGCCCGCAGGCCACCTTCGGGCAGCCGCAGCGGGATCACCGCGACCGGCAGCAGGAAAAGGAACAGCTGCGGCAGCAGCATCCGCCCGTGCATGAAATCGCCGCCGACCCGCAGCGCGTAGATCGTCAGGATCACCGCGGCGCCCAGCACCAGCGCGACCACCGCCCACGGCGAATGCAAACGTTCCTGGAACCGGCGGAAGCGACCGGCCTCGGCGTCCGCCGAAGTGCCCACATCGGGCCGCGCGTGATGCGATCGCGCGGCCACCAGACCCGCGACCAGCAGGACGGCCAGCGGTACGTACAGGTAGTAGGGGCCGGCCAGATCCCAGAGGTAGGTGAAACCCTGGCCCCATTTCGCGCCGCCCGCGTCCTTGGCGACCGCGGTGTTCGGGTAGGGCAGGCCGTAGTAGCCCATCCGCCACACCTGATAGAGCAGCGGGACAGCGCCGGCCACCGCCACCATCAGCCCCCGCAGCAGCCACGGCCGCAGCCGCGACCCGGGCATCGGCGCGAAGAAGAGCAGCAGCAGCGCGAGTCCGCCGACCACCGCCATCTCGGGCCGGATCAACGGCGCCAGACCGGCCAGGAAGGCCAGGCCCAGCAACCCGGGCACCTTCGGCTCCTCGGTCTTGCTCCAGCGCACCAGCAGCAGCCACAGCAGGGCGATCCAACAGATGACCAGGCAGTTCTCCAGGCCCGAGGTCACGTAGTCGCGGGCCGGTGGCACCGCGATATAGGCCAGCGCCCCGGCCGGGAACAACAACGTGGACGAGGCCGGGCCCCAGAGTTTGCCGGTGCCGAGCATGGCGAACAGCAGTGCCAACAGCGACAGCGTCAACGCGACACCCAGCACCACATACTCCAACCGGCCCTGGGTGAGCCAGCTGAAGAACCAGACGACATAGGTCCATGCCGTACTGGTGTTGGTCTCCACCCGTTCCCCCGGGTTGAAGACCGGACCGTTTCCGGCCAGCAGGTTGCGTACGGTACGCAACACGATGAGTCCGTCATCGGCGATCCAGCGCCGCTCCCAGCCGCCGAAGGCGAACAGGGCGACCGTCACCACGATCCCGCCGGCGAAAACCCCCCGCGAAATCCTGGTGGAACGACCGGACGGGCGGGGCTGCTCGGTGGCAGCGCGCTCGTCGGGCTGTTCAGTTTCCGCTACCGCAATCTCGTCAGAAGAGATAGACAGCGACACCTACCGCTCCGATCCAGGCAATGGCGAGCAACTGCAGGACGCGATCGCCGAACGCGATCTCCTCCGGTTCCCCGGCCTCGCCACCGTCGACATCCACGGCATAGCGCAGAATCGCGATGGTGAACGGGATCATCGACAGGGCGAACCACTCGGTGTCCTTGGCGGCACCCTGTTCGAAGGCCCAGAGACCGTAGAAAACCACCACCGCCGTCGCGGCAAGGCTCCAGATGAACCGTAGGTAAGTAGGGGTGTAGTACTCCAACGATTTACGGATCTTCGCACCGGTGGACAGCACCAGTTGTAGTTCCGCGTACCGCTTACCGGCCGCCATGAACAGCGAACCGAACGCCATGATCAGCAGGAACCACTGCGACAGCGGGATCCCGGCGGCCACACCACCGGCGATCGCACGTAGCAGAAAGCCCGAGGACACGATGCAGATGTCCAGGACCACCTGGTGTTTGAGCCCAAAGCAGTACGCCAGCTGGATTCCGATGTAGATCGCCATCGTCACCGCCAGCTGCCAGGACGCCAGGAACGACAGCCCCAGCGACGCGAGCAGCAGCACCGCCGACAGCACAAAGGCAAGGTTCACCGGGACCACACCGGCGGCGATGGGACGGAACCGCTTGGTCGGATGGGCCCGATCGGCCTCGACATCCATCGCGTCGTTGGTCAGGTAGATGCCGGACGCGGCCATGCAGAACACCACGAAGGCGATGGCGACATTGCCGAGCACATCGAGATCGGTCACCGAACCCGCGGCCATCGGGGCGGCCAGCACCAGGACGTTCTTCACCCACTGGCGCGGACGAGCTGCCTTGATCAGGCCACCGACCAGAGTTTTCGGGGGCCCCTTCACTTCGGCATCGGCCAGATCAGCGCCGGTGGGCTCTTCACTCATGGCTGGCAGTGCCTTTTCGTCCGGTGCGGCCTTTTCGTCTTGTGCGGTCACTGTCGAGTCTCTTTTCGGCGGCGAGCAGGGCGGCGGCGGACGCGGCACCGAGCGCGGAACCGGCGAGCACATCGGAGGGGTAATGCACCCCGAGCACGACTCTGGACAGCAACATCGGCGGTACGAGCACCGCAGGCAAGGGTAGCCCGGTCAATTTTCCGAGTAGCACCGCCGCCGCGGTTGTCGAGGTCGCGTGCGAGGAAGGAAAGCTGAGCTTGCTCGGTGTCGATACGTTGACCTGCACCGATGGTGCGTGTGGACGCGGCCGGCGGACAATCCGCTTGATCACGATGGACGCCGCGTGCGCCCCCACGGCGCCGACGGCGACCCCGGCCCACTGCCGGCGCCGGGGTTTGTCGACCAACGCACCGACCGCGGCGATACCGACCCAGCCGAGTGCGTGCTCGCCGAAATGCGACATCCCGCGCGCGGCCGAGATCACCGGTGGGGTGGCGATGGCGCCCTGAACCGCTTCGAGGATCTTGACCTCGGCCGGAGCCCGATCGGCACCCGAATCCTGCAGGCTCGGGTTCATCGCGTTCACCGCTGGGTCTCCTCGCCGCTGTCGATCCCGAAAACCTTCTCCCACGCCGCGGTGCCGGTGAGTTCGGCATGCGCGCTCCGGTAGCGATGTCGCATCTCCGGAAGTCGCGCCGCGAGTTCCTTGCGCAACCGCAGCGCCTCGCGGAGCAGGCCGTAGGCCTGTCGCGGATCGCGTTTGCGATACACCACGCCGCGACCGTCGGCGGTGGTGACGGTGACCCCGTCGACCTGCGAGAGCAGATACCAGCGCGCGTCCAGGGTGGGCACGTTCAATTGCGGCCGGTCGTGATGTTCCTCATGGGCCGGACGCAGGTTGTGCAACAGGCCCTTGCCGAGCCGCACGATCTTGGCGATCGGGTTGGCGGGCTCGCCCACCGCACCGACCCCCATCCCGCTGGCCAGCGGAAGTTCGGTGGACGAGGGCAGGATCACCGCGTCCGGATATTGTTTGCGCAGTTCGTGTACCGCGCCGAGCGCGCTGGGCAACAGTTCGAACAGGCGCTGCGGGCCGGCCAGGAAATCACGGATCGCCAGATTCTGGATGGCGACGGTCGAGTACTCCAGGCAGAGCAGATGCTTGAGAGTCGCCTTGACCGTGTTCACGACCATTGCCCGGCCGGTGCCGGGCTGGTGCAGGGCGGCGACGACCAAGCGGTTACGCAGGTGGAAATACGCCTGCCAATCGATCGCGTCGTCTTTATCGCTCCACGCCATATGCCAGACCGCGGCGCCGGGCAGGGTGACCGTCGGATATCCGGCCTCGCGGGCGCGCAGCCCGTATTCGGCGTCGTCCCATTTCAGGAACAGCGGCAGCGGCTGCCCGAGTTCCTCGGCCACCTGCCGCGGGATCACGCAGGTCCACCAGCCGTTGAAATCCACATCGATACGCCGGTGCAGCAGTTTGGAATTGTCCCGGTCGCGCAGCGGGTATTTGGCGAAATCGTGGTCGTATTCGACATTCGGCGCGGCCGACCACATGAAGATGTTGCGGTCGACGACCTCACCCATCACATGCAGATGCGAACGCTCCTGCAGGTTGAGCATCTGACCGCCCACCAGCACCGGCGATTTCGCGAAGCGGGCGAACGCCAGCGCGCGCAGGATCGAATCCGGTTCGACCTCGATATCGTCGTCCATGTAGACGATGAATTCGGCGCTGGTGGTTTTCAGCGCCTCGTACATCACCCGGCTGTATCCCCCCGACCCGCCGAGATTCGGCT is a genomic window containing:
- a CDS encoding glycosyltransferase, with the translated sequence MTSASLAPSAVATRAKSLLQRVILPRPGEPLDVRTLYLEESPTNARRAHATTRTSLSVGAESEVSFCTYFNALPASYWRRWSMLDSVVLRLELAGHGRVDLYRSKADGSRIHVQGREFAVASGAETVSVEMEADFGPFEDGGWLWFDITTDTAVTLVSGGWYAPIEAPGAGRIAVGMPTFNRPTDAVTTLKALGADPLVLAQIDAVIIPDQGTRKVVDEPGFDEAAAVLGDRLAIHDQPNLGGSGGYSRVMYEALKTTSAEFIVYMDDDIEVEPDSILRALAFARFAKSPVLVGGQMLNLQERSHLHVMGEVVDRNIFMWSAAPNVEYDHDFAKYPLRDRDNSKLLHRRIDVDFNGWWTCVIPRQVAEELGQPLPLFLKWDDAEYGLRAREAGYPTVTLPGAAVWHMAWSDKDDAIDWQAYFHLRNRLVVAALHQPGTGRAMVVNTVKATLKHLLCLEYSTVAIQNLAIRDFLAGPQRLFELLPSALGAVHELRKQYPDAVILPSSTELPLASGMGVGAVGEPANPIAKIVRLGKGLLHNLRPAHEEHHDRPQLNVPTLDARWYLLSQVDGVTVTTADGRGVVYRKRDPRQAYGLLREALRLRKELAARLPEMRHRYRSAHAELTGTAAWEKVFGIDSGEETQR
- a CDS encoding alpha/beta hydrolase; translated protein: MRSARRPGSVRTRRWAQRWAMGVAVALLAPLAVAISDVAPRVEAAPNPAGFDFWVDSPEMGPIRSRVFRAKDGNTNRVVYALDGMRAPETHSGWENDTNIANALTDWNINVVMPIGGMSSFYADWNAPSSFFGLPPTGSSSGSGALNTISEGPGKSYRYAWETFINQHLRWALNSRLGFNPNRNGVFGLSMGGSGALTLAAYHPDQFSFAGSYSGYLNISAPGMREAIRVAMIDAGGYNVDSMAPPWGPQWLRMDPFVFAPLLRDHNTRLWISAGSALPGPADGFNGNTINGMGLEALALANTRSFQVRMMTLGANNVTYSFPATGIHSWTYWEAEVYRMLPDLSANIG
- a CDS encoding alpha/beta hydrolase, yielding MRFGRAAGPKRSTGPSRAPRGWRSRILAIGAAVLALPVAAGIAAPTAALASPAAPVKRGAFEELLVPSSMGPIKVQVQWAARGGNAGLYLLDGLRARDDRNAWSFETNALQQFGNDNISLIMPVGGQSSFYADWYSPSNTNGQKFTYKWETFLTQELPAFLEGHGVSRTNNAIAGLSMGGSAALALAAYHRDQFRSAAAYSGYLNISAPGMREAIRIAMLDAGKFNVDSMAAPWSPAWLRMDPFVFAPQLRGLPMYISAASGLPGPYDKPAGAVGAFNTGNAMALEALSLVNTRAFQARLKTLGINAHFDFPSVGTHSWKYWESQLFASRQMFLDSTNGW
- the zomB gene encoding flagellar motor control protein ZomB; this translates as MAVAETEQPDERAATEQPRPSGRSTRISRGVFAGGIVVTVALFAFGGWERRWIADDGLIVLRTVRNLLAGNGPVFNPGERVETNTSTAWTYVVWFFSWLTQGRLEYVVLGVALTLSLLALLFAMLGTGKLWGPASSTLLFPAGALAYIAVPPARDYVTSGLENCLVICWIALLWLLLVRWSKTEEPKVPGLLGLAFLAGLAPLIRPEMAVVGGLALLLLFFAPMPGSRLRPWLLRGLMVAVAGAVPLLYQVWRMGYYGLPYPNTAVAKDAGGAKWGQGFTYLWDLAGPYYLYVPLAVLLVAGLVAARSHHARPDVGTSADAEAGRFRRFQERLHSPWAVVALVLGAAVILTIYALRVGGDFMHGRMLLPQLFLFLLPVAVIPLRLPEGGLRALTRRDAPAFAILVAALIGTMAWALLASGTTAIKTGTEINKSGIVDERIYYVLNTGHDHPIRAEDYLDYARMRPMVEAIDNTPDGGLLLNSPSFMMWYIAPPPLPIPPEGVGHTVYFLNLGMTSMNVPLDVRVIDPMGLAFPLAAHTERLTDGRIGHDKSLYPDWVVVETGMVDIKPWLPWYMDEEWVEQARVAMSCPDTHALMLSYKGPLTLERFKHNLLHAFDFASYRIDRVPEYEIQRCGLVDPIPPVR
- a CDS encoding alpha/beta hydrolase, translated to MRGVIGRDVRTERPARRLGDRLKRTVLLSLAALLPVGASVAGPAAPASAQFDPNAMDFWVDSEMGPIKSRVFRAADGNTGRVVYALDGMRARDDLSGWEIDTDVARELTKWNINVVMPVGGRSSFYADWNAPSDFFGLGSSGSASGATGSAADSGSGLASGSAAGVGRTTTYKWETFLTRELRWALRDRLGFNPNGNGVFGLSMGGSAALALAAYHPDQFRYAGSYSGYLNVSAPGMREALRVAMLDAGGFNIDAMAPPWSPQWLRMDPFVFAPMLRNHNTRLWVSAGSGIPAATDGLDFNTVNAMGLEALALANTRAFQVRMASLGASNATYDFPAVGVHNWRYWATEVYRMIPDMSANIG
- a CDS encoding decaprenyl-phosphate phosphoribosyltransferase — encoded protein: MSEEPTGADLADAEVKGPPKTLVGGLIKAARPRQWVKNVLVLAAPMAAGSVTDLDVLGNVAIAFVVFCMAASGIYLTNDAMDVEADRAHPTKRFRPIAAGVVPVNLAFVLSAVLLLASLGLSFLASWQLAVTMAIYIGIQLAYCFGLKHQVVLDICIVSSGFLLRAIAGGVAAGIPLSQWFLLIMAFGSLFMAAGKRYAELQLVLSTGAKIRKSLEYYTPTYLRFIWSLAATAVVVFYGLWAFEQGAAKDTEWFALSMIPFTIAILRYAVDVDGGEAGEPEEIAFGDRVLQLLAIAWIGAVGVAVYLF
- a CDS encoding phosphatase PAP2 family protein, whose protein sequence is MNPSLQDSGADRAPAEVKILEAVQGAIATPPVISAARGMSHFGEHALGWVGIAAVGALVDKPRRRQWAGVAVGAVGAHAASIVIKRIVRRPRPHAPSVQVNVSTPSKLSFPSSHATSTTAAAVLLGKLTGLPLPAVLVPPMLLSRVVLGVHYPSDVLAGSALGAASAAALLAAEKRLDSDRTRRKGRTGRKGTASHE